A portion of the Hoplias malabaricus isolate fHopMal1 chromosome 1, fHopMal1.hap1, whole genome shotgun sequence genome contains these proteins:
- the stmn4l gene encoding stathmin-like 4, like: MTLAAYREKMRELPLVSIFCSCILPQPKEKPIKHTPQGVVDLNLCIIKDMEVIELNKRASGQAFEVILRPPSFDGQREFQPTIPPRRDPSLEEIQKKLDAAEERRKGQEAELLKHLAEKREHEREVAQKAIDEQNNFIKMAKEKLEQRMEINKENREAHIAAMIERLQEKDKHAEEVRKNKEQIELDWQ; the protein is encoded by the exons ATGACTctcgcag CATACAGAGAAAAGATGCGGGAGCTCCCCCTGGTGTCAATCTTCTGTTCCTGCATCCTTCCACAGCCCAAAGAGAAGCccattaaacacacaccacaag GTGTGGTGGACCTCAACCTGTGCATCATCAAAGACATGGAGGTGATAGAGCTGAACAAGCGGGCGTCCGGCCAGGCCTTCGAGGTCATCCTCAGACCCCCGTCCTTCGACGGCCAGCGGGAGTTCCAGCCCACAATCCCACCCCGGAGGGACCCCTCCCTGGAGGAGATCCAGAAGAAACTGGACGCTGCAGAGGAGCGGAGGAAG GGCCAGGAGGCCGAGCTGCTGAAGCATCTTGCCGAGAAGCGAGAACACGAGCGAGAAGTGGCTCAGAAAGCCATCGACGAGCAAAACAACTTCATCAAAATGGCTAAAGAGAAGCTGGAGCAGAGGATGGAGATCAACAAGGAGAACAGAGAAGCTCACATCGCTGCCATGATCGAGAGGCTCCAGGAGAAG GACAAGCACGCTGAGGAGGTGAGGAAAAACAAGGAGCAGATTGAGCTGGACTGGCAGTAG
- the LOC136679339 gene encoding uncharacterized protein has product MSPAGPGNRPSAPTVPGPPALGHSPSPPALGLNTTPFSTLQSDTSPLSPTVYCPPLYAVPHRLLSPTVRFPPQSTVPHRLLSPTVRFPPQSTVPHRLLSPTVRCPPQSTVPHRLLSPTVRCPPQSTVPHRVLSPTVRCPPPSAVPHCPLSPTVYCPPQSTVPHRLLSPTVRCPPQSTVPHRPLSPTIHCPPPSTVPHRLLSPTVYCPPQSTVPHRLLFPPIYCPPPSTTPAQTCSPARVLLKF; this is encoded by the exons ATGTCTCCTGCCGGTCCCGGGAATCGACCCAGCGCTCCTACAGTCCCAGGACCTCCCGCTTTAGGCCACA GTCCCTCTCCACCAGCACTGGGTTTAAACACCACCCCCTTCTCCACTCTACAGTCAGACACCAGCCctctgtcccccaccgtctactgtcccccactgtacgctgtcccccaccgtctgcTGTCCCCCACCGTTCGCTTTCCCCCAcagtctactgtcccccaccgtctgcTGTCCCCCACCGTTCGCTTTCCCCCAcagtctactgtcccccaccgtctgcTGTCCCCCACCGTTCGCTGTCCCCCAcagtctactgtcccccaccgtctgcTGTCCCCCACCGTTCGCTGTCCCCCAcagtctactgtcccccaccgtgtactgtcccccaccgtccgctgtcccccaccgtctgctgtcccccactgtccgcTGTCCCCCAcagtctactgtcccccacagtctactgtcccccaccgtctgctgtcccccaccgtccgcTGTCCCCCAcagtctactgtcccccaccgcccgctgtcccccaccatccactgtcccccaccatccactgtcccccaccgtctactgtcccccaccgtctactgtcccccacagtctactgtcccccaccgtctactgttcCCCCCcatctactgtcccccaccgtctact ACACCTGCGCAGACCTGCTCACCTGCACGGGTTCTGCTGAAGTTCtaa